In Capsicum annuum cultivar UCD-10X-F1 unplaced genomic scaffold, UCD10Xv1.1 ctg78239, whole genome shotgun sequence, the DNA window TGTTTGAATCCAGAAAGAAGTCATATCTACCACTTCCCAACTCTTGATGAGTATCCATCATAAGCAAACAACCACAATCTTCAATACAAACATATCGAACGGAGATTCTGCAACCATTTCAAAGGAGAGGCAAGTAATTAGGAAGTCGATCTCGTGGGAAGAGTATCGAAGGAAATCGCGAAGGTGGACAACACTTACCAGTAAATTAATAACCTTGATCGTAGAGATAATCGCCAAGCCTCTCAACAACCAGGTTACACTGACCAGGAGTCATTGGTTCATCATAGATACCAATGAGTAGAGCCTGATTAGTCTTTTTTATGGTAATACCGCCCGGTCCCTGAACACAAATTCGATTCAGTTCAATTACTCTCCAAATAAGTATAAAACTTTCCACAACTTTCTGAAATGTAGGAAATCGTCTAGTCGCATTCTGCTCACAACCTTATTGTCGGCAGTTTCTTTCAACAAGATTATGAATGTACGTAAGAGATACCTTCTTTCCTCGAATGACAACCCCTGCTTCCCCTTGAATGACCATGTACTTTGAGCCACCGAGATGCAGACCAGTTGGAGCAAGTGAACCGGGCTCATTAAAATCATTCAGGATGGCATCAATCTCTGCAGGTTTGAACTACAACAACATGGATATCGATAAGTTGCAAAGTCTTTCACAAAGAGTCAAGATCACAAAATTAGAAGGCAAACATATTCATAAactcctccccagaccccactgtgggaatacactgggtttgttgttgttgtaaacatATTCATAAACAACTTGCAATTGACTATAAAAAAACGTTCTTGTTGTTGACAGCATTAGTGTATCAAGATCAAGTCTCATCCCACATTCCTCAATAGTTCTTCGGTAGAACTCAACACTACACTGCCTTTATTTGAAACCATTCTCAATCAGTCATTTCGTTAGATCTACTTATCAAGATCAAGACTTTACACATTTCTCAGTAGTTCATCGGTGGAACTCAACATTGCGTTAATTCAAAACCATTTTCAATCAATCATTTCGTCAGTCCAAGCTAGtcaaaatcaaatatatcaaTCCTCCATATCGATTCCTACCATCTACTTATCAAGAACAAGTCTTTACTCTTTACCACATTCTTAGTAGTTCTCCATCTACTTATCAAAAACAAGTCTTTACTCTTTACCACATTCTTTGTAGTTCTTCATCGGAACTCAACATTATCTTTATTAGAAACCATTTCCAAGCAATCATTTCATTAGTCCAACCTAGTCAAGATCATCACGTCTTGACTACATTTCTTAGTAGTCATCAACGGAACTCAACATTACCTTTTTCAAAAAAAGTTTCAATCAATCATTTCACTTAGTCCAAGGTAGTCAAGATCAACTATATAAATCCTCTATATCCTACCATCTACTTATCAAGATCAAGCCTTTACTACATTTATTAATGaacttttttcctcaaatttaaggaaaatgacttccctccgTAAAGTAAGGGAAACACTTTCCAAAATATTTACGccaatcaaacatgagaaaattga includes these proteins:
- the LOC124894904 gene encoding profilin-1-like (The sequence of the model RefSeq protein was modified relative to this genomic sequence to represent the inferred CDS: added 123 bases not found in genome assembly), whose translation is MSWQTYVDEHLMCEIEGNHLSAAAIIGLDGSVWAKSSTFPQFKPAEIDAILNDFNEPGSLAPTGLHLGGSKYMVIQGEAGVVIRGKKGPGGITIKKTNQALLIGIYDEPMTPGQCNLVVERLGDYLYDQGY